In Streptomyces hawaiiensis, one genomic interval encodes:
- a CDS encoding nitrate reductase molybdenum cofactor assembly chaperone, which produces MPGFEVLYQAAALCLMYPDDDFRARLPLLREAAPQLREFADHAAVTPPMEMAAHYVEVFEAGQDHSLYLSVWREAAPAPSEELYRAHGLETTGEEPPDFLPAVLELAARTGTTDLLTDHRDGLDRLRTGLTAFGTPYATVLDAVCATLPPAHTGA; this is translated from the coding sequence ATGCCCGGATTCGAGGTGCTGTACCAGGCGGCCGCGCTGTGCCTGATGTACCCCGACGACGACTTCCGCGCCCGGCTGCCGCTGTTGCGCGAAGCCGCCCCGCAGCTGCGCGAGTTCGCCGACCACGCGGCCGTCACCCCGCCGATGGAAATGGCCGCGCACTACGTCGAGGTGTTCGAAGCCGGGCAGGACCACAGCCTGTACCTGAGCGTCTGGCGCGAGGCGGCGCCGGCGCCCTCCGAGGAGCTGTACCGCGCGCACGGCCTGGAGACCACCGGCGAGGAGCCGCCGGACTTCCTGCCCGCGGTCCTCGAACTCGCGGCCCGCACCGGCACCACCGACCTCCTGACGGACCACCGCGACGGCCTCGACCGCCTGCGCACCGGCCTCACGGCCTTCGGCACGCCGTACGCGACGGTCCTGGACGCGGTGTGCGCGACACTGCCGCCCGCGCACACCGGGGCCTAG
- a CDS encoding helix-turn-helix domain-containing protein yields MSERRAAPTVGQVVLGKRLQELREAAGLSRDEAAKVLRVAPATVRRMETADVALKIPYVQILLTAYGVAEEEVTAFVDLAEEANRPGWWQRFHDVLPEWFSLYVSLEGAARIIRSYEPHFVPGLLQTEGYARAVLKAGTIANAGPEAVERHVSLRMERQRLLDRPNPPHLWVIMDETVLRRPVSVDGRVMRDQLDKLLEYAARDRVTLQIAEFADGPHPGTYAPFSLFRFAEPELPDMVFTEYLTGALYLDSRKEVSAHLEVLDHMTAGAGSAQRTEELLREYREHY; encoded by the coding sequence GTGAGTGAACGGCGGGCCGCACCCACCGTGGGCCAGGTGGTCCTCGGCAAGCGGTTGCAGGAGCTGCGCGAGGCCGCGGGCCTCAGTCGTGACGAGGCCGCCAAGGTGCTGCGGGTCGCCCCGGCGACCGTCCGGCGGATGGAGACCGCCGACGTCGCGCTGAAGATCCCGTACGTGCAGATCCTGCTGACGGCCTACGGGGTGGCCGAGGAGGAGGTGACCGCGTTCGTCGATCTCGCGGAGGAGGCGAACCGGCCGGGCTGGTGGCAGCGGTTCCACGACGTGCTGCCGGAGTGGTTCAGCCTGTACGTGAGCCTGGAGGGCGCCGCCCGGATCATCAGGTCGTACGAGCCGCACTTCGTGCCGGGGCTGCTGCAGACCGAGGGGTATGCGCGGGCCGTGCTGAAGGCCGGCACCATCGCGAACGCCGGGCCGGAGGCCGTCGAGCGGCATGTCTCGCTGCGCATGGAGCGGCAGCGGCTCCTGGACCGCCCGAACCCGCCCCACCTGTGGGTCATCATGGACGAGACCGTGCTGCGCCGCCCGGTGAGCGTCGACGGCCGGGTGATGCGCGACCAGCTGGACAAACTGCTGGAGTACGCCGCGCGCGACCGGGTCACGCTCCAGATCGCCGAGTTCGCGGACGGCCCCCATCCGGGGACGTACGCGCCGTTCTCGCTGTTCCGCTTCGCCGAGCCGGAGCTGCCCGACATGGTCTTCACCGAGTATCTGACCGGCGCGCTGTACCTGGACTCCCGCAAGGAGGTCTCGGCGCATCTGGAGGTGCTGGACCACATGACGGCCGGGGCGGGCTCGGCGCAGCGCACGGAGGAGCTGCTGCGGGAGTACCGCGAGCACTACTGA
- a CDS encoding helix-turn-helix domain-containing protein, which translates to MTTHPSTAEKGVGPLLRAWREQRRVSQLELALRADSSARHISFVETGRSRPSEEMVLRLAEHLDVPVRERNALLLAAGYAPRYPETPLDDPALGALREGIERLISGYEPYPALVVDALYNVVAANRGIMTLVEGVGESLLEPPLNAMRLALHPQGLAPRIRNLRAWRGHLLEQMERQIALHRSEPLRALYEEVAAYPVPDADPADEPSEPVPYFALPLRIEHEGRTLSFISSISTFNTPMDVTVAELAIETLLPADPATVKYLQALVL; encoded by the coding sequence ATGACCACTCACCCGTCCACCGCCGAGAAGGGCGTGGGCCCGCTGCTGCGGGCCTGGCGGGAGCAGCGGCGGGTCAGCCAGCTGGAGCTGGCCCTGCGCGCGGACTCCTCGGCCCGGCACATCAGCTTCGTCGAGACCGGCCGCTCCCGCCCCAGCGAGGAGATGGTGCTGCGGCTGGCCGAACATCTGGACGTCCCCGTGCGGGAGCGCAACGCGCTGCTGCTGGCGGCCGGTTATGCCCCCCGCTACCCGGAGACCCCGCTGGACGACCCGGCGCTGGGCGCGCTGCGGGAGGGCATCGAACGGCTGATCAGCGGCTACGAGCCGTATCCGGCGCTGGTGGTGGACGCGCTGTACAACGTGGTGGCCGCCAACCGGGGGATCATGACGCTGGTCGAGGGCGTCGGCGAGTCGCTGCTGGAACCGCCGCTGAACGCGATGCGGCTGGCCCTGCACCCACAGGGCCTCGCGCCCCGCATCCGCAATCTGCGCGCCTGGCGGGGGCATCTGCTGGAGCAGATGGAGCGGCAGATCGCACTGCACCGCTCGGAGCCGCTGCGGGCGCTGTACGAGGAGGTGGCGGCGTATCCCGTGCCCGACGCCGATCCGGCGGACGAGCCGTCGGAGCCGGTGCCGTACTTCGCGCTGCCGCTGCGGATCGAGCACGAGGGGCGGACGCTGTCGTTCATCTCCTCGATCTCCACGTTCAACACACCGATGGACGTGACGGTCGCCGAGCTGGCCATCGAGACACTGCTCCCGGCCGACCCGGCGACGGTGAAGTACCTTCAGGCGCTCGTGCTCTGA
- a CDS encoding 4a-hydroxytetrahydrobiopterin dehydratase — protein sequence MPVEPLSQKEVEDRLAELPGWSLDKDHLIRSYRLGSHFAATAMVVHIAQVQEELNHHSDLTLGYNTVCLAVHTHSAGGAVTEKDFELARRVEDLAPGHGAH from the coding sequence ATGCCCGTCGAACCGTTGTCGCAGAAGGAGGTCGAGGACCGGCTGGCCGAGTTGCCGGGCTGGTCGCTCGACAAGGACCACCTCATCCGCTCCTACCGGCTCGGCTCGCACTTCGCGGCGACGGCGATGGTCGTGCACATCGCCCAGGTGCAGGAGGAACTTAACCACCACTCCGACCTCACGCTCGGCTACAACACCGTCTGCCTGGCCGTGCACACGCACAGCGCGGGCGGCGCCGTCACCGAGAAGGACTTCGAGCTCGCCCGCAGGGTGGAGGACCTCGCCCCCGGGCACGGGGCACACTGA
- a CDS encoding class I SAM-dependent methyltransferase, with the protein MLDYDKEAERYDASRGGEPRAAAAAEAVLSLVPPDTRGLLDVACGTGIVTRRLAAARDGMRVTGVDLAPAMARQASTRLPGAVVRADSRRLPFRDGQFDAVCSVWLLHLAAGPAEVRAIVGECARVLRPGGIYVTTVDKAASHNVGSDIDVVLSSRPPSPVRDAAADVESCAAAHGLVPAGQARFTGHGQGRSPRRTIADLRRGWFVTLPPGDPLADGFATRLAQLPDQDRPRPDPVFSLRAFRKAGAPAG; encoded by the coding sequence GTGCTCGACTACGACAAGGAAGCGGAGCGGTACGACGCCTCGCGCGGCGGCGAGCCCCGGGCGGCGGCCGCCGCGGAAGCCGTGCTGAGTCTCGTACCGCCGGACACCCGCGGTCTGCTCGACGTCGCCTGCGGCACCGGCATCGTGACCCGTCGGCTCGCTGCCGCCCGTGACGGCATGCGGGTGACCGGCGTCGACCTCGCCCCGGCGATGGCCCGGCAGGCCTCCACCCGGCTCCCGGGTGCCGTCGTGCGCGCCGACAGCCGTCGGCTGCCCTTCCGGGACGGGCAGTTCGACGCCGTGTGCAGCGTGTGGCTGCTGCACCTGGCCGCCGGGCCCGCCGAGGTGCGGGCCATCGTCGGCGAGTGCGCGCGGGTGCTGCGGCCGGGCGGGATCTACGTCACCACGGTCGACAAGGCCGCCTCCCACAACGTGGGCAGTGACATCGATGTCGTCCTGTCCTCCCGGCCGCCCAGCCCGGTCCGGGACGCGGCGGCGGACGTCGAGTCCTGCGCCGCCGCCCACGGCCTGGTCCCGGCCGGGCAGGCCCGCTTCACCGGTCATGGCCAGGGCCGCAGCCCTCGCCGCACGATCGCCGACCTGCGCCGGGGCTGGTTCGTCACCCTGCCGCCGGGCGACCCCCTCGCCGACGGATTCGCCACCCGGCTCGCCCAGCTCCCCGACCAGGACCGCCCGCGCCCCGACCCGGTGTTCAGCCTGCGCGCCTTCCGGAAGGCCGGCGCGCCGGCTGGCTGA
- a CDS encoding cellulose binding domain-containing protein — translation MRRTRILTAVLALAAGLLSGAPTALAADPPATKLAADTYTWKNARIDGGGFVPGIVFNRSEKNLAYARTDIGGAYRWQESSKTWTPLLDSVGWDDWGHTGVVSIASDSVDPNRVYAAVGTYTNDWDPKNGAVMRSANRGASWQKAHLPFKLGGNMPGRGMGERLAVDPNRNSVLYLGAPSGKGLWRSTDSGVTWSQVANFPNVGDYVADPSDTSGYSSDKQGIVWVTFDESTGTAGNPTKTIYVGVADKDNAVYRSTDAGATWQRLAGQPTGHLAHKGVLDAKNGHLYLAYSDKGGPYDGGKGQVWRYATGTGTWTNISPVAEADTSYGFSGLTVDRQKPGTVMATAYSSWWPDTQIFRSTDSGATWSKAWDYTSYPNRENRYTMDVSSSPWLTWGANPQPPEQTPKLGWMTEALEIDPFDSNRMMYGTGATIYGTENLTNWDSGSKFAIKPMVQGLEETAVNDLASPPSGAPLLSALGDIGGFRHTDLTKVPPMMFTQPNFTTTTSLDFAESNPNTVVRVGNLDSGPHIAFSTDNGANWFAGTDPSGVSGGGTVASAADGSRFVWSPEGAGVHHTTGFGTSWQASSGIPAGAIVESDRVDAKTFYGFKSGKFYVSTDGGATFKESPATGLPGGDSVRFKALPGGKGDVWLAGGATDGAYGLWHSTDGGTSFTKLSDVEQADTIGFGKAAPGASYQTLFTSAKIGGVRGVFRSTDKGASWTRINDDAHQWGWTGAAITGDPRVYGRVYVSTNGRGVIYGDSSGGGTTDPGPGPDPTPTGACKVTYKVTSQWSGGFQADVQLTNTGTGAWNGWSLNWTFPDGQKLTQAWNTEAAQSGSAVTAKNVGWNANVAAGSSVSFGFTANRSATNTNPAAFKLGDQTCTVA, via the coding sequence GTGCGAAGAACCCGTATCCTCACGGCGGTGCTGGCGCTGGCGGCCGGTCTGCTCTCGGGTGCCCCCACCGCCCTGGCCGCCGATCCTCCGGCGACGAAGCTCGCCGCGGACACGTACACCTGGAAGAACGCCCGGATCGACGGGGGCGGGTTCGTACCCGGCATCGTCTTCAACCGCTCCGAGAAGAACCTGGCCTACGCCCGCACGGACATCGGCGGTGCCTACCGCTGGCAGGAGTCCTCGAAGACCTGGACGCCGCTGCTGGACTCGGTCGGGTGGGACGACTGGGGGCACACGGGCGTCGTCAGCATCGCGTCCGACTCCGTGGATCCGAACCGGGTGTACGCGGCGGTCGGGACGTACACCAACGACTGGGATCCGAAGAACGGCGCCGTCATGCGCTCCGCCAACCGGGGCGCGAGCTGGCAGAAGGCGCATCTGCCGTTCAAGCTGGGTGGCAACATGCCGGGGCGGGGCATGGGCGAGCGGCTGGCCGTCGACCCGAACCGCAACAGCGTGCTGTACTTGGGCGCACCCAGCGGCAAGGGACTGTGGCGGTCGACGGACTCGGGGGTCACCTGGTCGCAGGTGGCGAACTTCCCCAACGTGGGCGACTACGTGGCGGATCCGAGCGACACGTCCGGCTACTCCAGCGACAAACAGGGCATCGTCTGGGTCACCTTCGACGAGTCCACCGGCACCGCCGGGAACCCTACGAAGACGATCTACGTCGGGGTCGCCGACAAGGACAACGCGGTGTACCGGTCGACGGACGCGGGCGCGACCTGGCAGCGGCTGGCCGGGCAGCCCACCGGCCACCTCGCCCACAAGGGCGTCCTGGACGCGAAGAACGGCCACCTCTACCTGGCCTACAGCGACAAGGGCGGCCCGTACGACGGCGGCAAGGGCCAGGTGTGGCGGTACGCGACCGGGACGGGGACCTGGACGAACATCAGCCCGGTGGCCGAGGCCGACACCTCCTACGGCTTCAGCGGGCTGACGGTGGACCGGCAGAAGCCGGGCACGGTCATGGCGACCGCGTACAGCTCCTGGTGGCCGGACACGCAGATCTTCCGCTCCACGGACAGCGGTGCGACCTGGAGCAAGGCCTGGGACTACACGTCGTATCCGAACCGCGAGAACCGCTACACGATGGACGTCTCCTCCTCGCCGTGGCTGACCTGGGGCGCGAACCCGCAGCCGCCCGAGCAGACGCCGAAGCTGGGCTGGATGACGGAGGCCCTGGAGATCGACCCGTTCGACTCGAACCGCATGATGTACGGCACGGGTGCGACGATCTACGGCACCGAGAACCTCACGAACTGGGACAGCGGAAGCAAGTTCGCCATCAAGCCGATGGTCCAGGGCCTGGAGGAGACGGCGGTCAACGACCTCGCCTCTCCCCCGTCGGGTGCCCCGCTGCTGAGCGCGCTGGGTGACATCGGCGGCTTCCGCCACACGGATCTGACCAAGGTCCCGCCGATGATGTTCACGCAGCCGAACTTCACGACGACGACGAGCCTGGACTTCGCCGAGTCGAACCCGAACACCGTCGTCCGGGTGGGCAACCTGGACTCGGGCCCGCACATCGCGTTCTCGACGGACAACGGCGCCAACTGGTTCGCCGGGACCGACCCTTCGGGCGTGAGCGGTGGCGGCACGGTCGCCTCGGCGGCCGACGGCAGCCGGTTCGTCTGGAGCCCCGAGGGCGCCGGCGTGCACCACACGACGGGCTTCGGCACGTCGTGGCAGGCCTCCTCCGGGATCCCCGCCGGGGCGATCGTCGAGTCGGACCGGGTCGACGCGAAGACTTTCTACGGCTTCAAGTCCGGGAAGTTCTACGTCAGTACGGACGGCGGGGCGACCTTCAAGGAGTCACCGGCCACCGGCCTGCCGGGTGGTGACAGCGTCCGCTTCAAGGCGCTGCCGGGCGGGAAGGGCGACGTCTGGCTGGCGGGTGGCGCGACGGACGGCGCGTACGGCCTGTGGCACTCCACGGACGGCGGGACGAGCTTCACCAAGCTCTCCGATGTCGAGCAGGCCGACACCATCGGCTTCGGCAAGGCGGCGCCCGGCGCCTCCTACCAGACCCTCTTCACCAGCGCGAAGATCGGCGGCGTGCGCGGCGTCTTCCGCTCCACGGACAAGGGCGCGAGCTGGACACGCATCAACGACGACGCCCACCAGTGGGGCTGGACGGGTGCGGCGATCACCGGCGACCCGCGGGTGTACGGCCGTGTCTACGTCTCCACGAACGGCCGGGGCGTCATCTACGGTGACAGCTCCGGCGGCGGCACGACGGATCCGGGGCCGGGCCCCGACCCGACCCCGACCGGCGCCTGCAAGGTGACGTACAAGGTCACCAGCCAGTGGTCGGGCGGCTTCCAGGCGGACGTCCAGCTCACCAACACGGGCACCGGCGCCTGGAACGGCTGGTCCCTGAACTGGACCTTCCCCGACGGCCAGAAGCTGACCCAGGCGTGGAACACCGAGGCGGCACAGTCGGGTTCGGCGGTGACGGCGAAGAACGTCGGCTGGAACGCGAACGTGGCGGCGGGTTCATCGGTGAGCTTCGGCTTCACGGCGAACCGGTCGGCCACGAACACGAATCCGGCCGCCTTCAAGCTGGGTGATCAGACCTGCACGGTTGCGTGA
- a CDS encoding glycoside hydrolase family 48 protein: MHPPPRRRGAVRRLWTAALAALALPLTMLSSGSTPAQAAALQCSVDYKTNDWGSGFTVDLTLTNRGTDVIDGWTLTYAYAGNQRLGNGWNGTWSQSGQNITVKNASHNARVAAGAAVSTGAQFSYSGGNTAPTSFSVNGTPCTGAHQPPIAVLTSPSAGAVYTQGQAVPLAATAAAADNATISKVEFYDDTKLLGTDTSAPYALSVSDLTVGSHSLVAKAYDSMGASADSTPVGITVASGPTVVASPLQLGVQSGKSGTYEVKLSKQPSANVTVASARASGNSGLSVSAGASLTFTPQNWNTAQKVTVTAAGSGSGSAVFESTAQGHAKASVTVTQLAAAKVYDARFLELYGKITNPANGYFSPEGIPYHSVETLIVEAPDHGHETTSEAYSYLLWLQAMYGKVTGDWSKFNGAWELMEKYMIPTHADQPTNSFYNASKPATYAPELDTPNEYPAKLDTGVSVGPDPIAGELKSAYGTDDVYGMHWLQDVDNVYGYGNSPGKCEAGPSDTGPSYINTFQRGSQESVWETVPQPTCDAFKYGGKNGYLDLFTGDASYAKQWKFTNAPDADARAVQAAYWADLWAKEQGKGGDVSATVGKAAKMGDYLRYSMFDKYFKKIGNCVGPSTCAAGTGKDASMYLMSWYYAWGGATDTSAGWAWRIGSSHAHGGYQNPLAAYALANYAPLKPKSATGAADWAKSLDRQLEFYRWLQSNEGAIAGGATNSWAGRYATPPAGKSTFYGMYYDEKPVYHDPPSNQWFGFQAWSMERVAELYQQTGNAKAKTVLDKWVDWALSKTTFNPDGTFRIPSTLQWSGQPDTWNASSPGSNSGLRVTVADYTNDVGVAAAYAKTLTYYADRSGDTEAATAAKKLLDGMWANHQTDLGIAVAENRADYNRFDDPVHVPSGWTGTMPNGDAINSSSTFDSIRSFYEDDPAWSKIESYLAGGAVPSFTYHRFWAQADIALAMGSYAELLE, from the coding sequence ATGCATCCCCCACCCCGGAGACGCGGAGCGGTACGGCGGTTGTGGACCGCCGCCCTCGCAGCTCTCGCACTTCCGTTGACGATGCTCTCCTCAGGGTCGACTCCCGCGCAGGCAGCGGCACTTCAGTGCAGTGTCGACTACAAGACGAACGACTGGGGCTCCGGTTTCACGGTGGACCTGACCCTCACCAACCGCGGCACGGACGTCATCGACGGCTGGACGCTGACCTACGCCTACGCCGGCAACCAGCGGCTGGGCAACGGCTGGAACGGCACCTGGTCGCAGTCCGGCCAGAACATCACCGTGAAGAACGCCTCCCACAACGCACGGGTCGCCGCGGGCGCCGCCGTCTCCACCGGCGCCCAGTTCTCCTACAGCGGCGGCAACACCGCGCCGACGTCCTTCTCGGTCAACGGCACGCCCTGCACCGGCGCGCACCAACCGCCGATCGCCGTGCTGACCAGTCCGAGCGCGGGCGCCGTCTACACCCAGGGCCAGGCGGTGCCGCTGGCGGCCACCGCCGCCGCCGCGGACAACGCCACGATCAGCAAGGTGGAGTTCTACGACGACACCAAGCTGCTGGGCACGGACACGAGCGCGCCCTACGCGCTGTCCGTCTCAGACTTGACCGTGGGCAGTCACTCCCTGGTGGCGAAGGCCTACGACAGCATGGGCGCCTCCGCCGACTCCACCCCGGTCGGCATCACCGTCGCCTCCGGCCCGACCGTCGTCGCCTCGCCGCTCCAACTGGGCGTCCAGTCGGGCAAGTCGGGCACTTACGAGGTGAAACTGTCCAAGCAGCCTTCAGCGAACGTGACGGTGGCCTCGGCCCGAGCGAGCGGCAACTCGGGTCTTTCGGTCTCGGCCGGCGCCTCGCTGACCTTCACGCCGCAGAACTGGAACACCGCGCAGAAGGTGACCGTCACCGCCGCGGGCTCCGGTAGCGGATCCGCCGTGTTCGAGTCGACGGCGCAGGGCCACGCCAAGGCCTCGGTCACCGTGACACAGCTGGCGGCGGCGAAGGTGTACGACGCCCGCTTCCTGGAGCTCTACGGGAAGATCACCAACCCGGCGAACGGCTACTTCTCCCCCGAGGGCATCCCCTACCACTCGGTCGAGACGCTGATCGTCGAGGCGCCGGACCACGGCCACGAGACCACGTCGGAGGCGTACAGCTACCTCCTGTGGCTCCAGGCCATGTACGGCAAGGTGACGGGTGACTGGTCGAAGTTCAACGGGGCGTGGGAGCTCATGGAGAAGTACATGATCCCCACCCACGCCGACCAGCCGACCAACTCCTTCTACAACGCCTCCAAGCCCGCCACCTACGCGCCCGAGTTGGACACGCCGAACGAGTATCCGGCCAAGCTCGACACCGGTGTCTCGGTCGGCCCCGACCCGATCGCGGGCGAGCTGAAGAGCGCGTACGGCACGGACGACGTCTACGGCATGCACTGGCTGCAGGACGTGGACAACGTCTACGGCTACGGCAACTCGCCCGGCAAGTGCGAGGCGGGTCCGTCGGACACCGGCCCGTCGTACATCAACACCTTCCAGCGCGGCTCGCAGGAGTCGGTGTGGGAGACGGTGCCGCAGCCGACCTGTGACGCCTTCAAGTACGGCGGCAAGAACGGCTATCTGGACCTGTTCACCGGTGACGCCTCCTACGCCAAGCAGTGGAAGTTCACCAATGCGCCGGACGCCGACGCGCGGGCCGTACAGGCCGCCTACTGGGCGGATCTGTGGGCGAAGGAGCAGGGCAAGGGCGGGGACGTCTCCGCGACGGTCGGCAAGGCCGCCAAGATGGGTGACTACCTGCGCTACTCGATGTTCGACAAGTACTTCAAGAAGATCGGCAACTGCGTCGGGCCGTCGACCTGTGCGGCCGGCACCGGCAAGGACGCCTCGATGTACCTGATGTCCTGGTACTACGCGTGGGGCGGTGCCACCGACACCTCGGCCGGCTGGGCCTGGCGCATCGGCTCCAGCCACGCCCACGGCGGCTACCAGAACCCGCTGGCCGCCTACGCGCTCGCCAACTACGCCCCGCTGAAGCCGAAGTCGGCGACGGGTGCGGCGGACTGGGCCAAGTCCCTGGACCGGCAGCTGGAGTTCTACCGCTGGCTGCAGTCGAACGAGGGCGCCATCGCCGGTGGCGCGACCAACAGCTGGGCGGGCCGGTACGCGACCCCGCCCGCCGGGAAGTCGACGTTCTACGGCATGTACTACGACGAGAAGCCCGTGTACCACGACCCGCCGTCCAACCAGTGGTTCGGCTTCCAGGCGTGGTCCATGGAGCGCGTCGCCGAGCTGTACCAGCAGACGGGGAACGCGAAGGCCAAGACGGTCCTCGACAAGTGGGTCGACTGGGCGCTGTCCAAGACCACGTTCAACCCGGACGGCACGTTCCGCATCCCGTCGACGCTCCAGTGGTCGGGCCAGCCCGACACCTGGAACGCCTCCAGCCCCGGCTCCAACAGCGGGCTGCGCGTCACCGTCGCCGACTACACCAACGACGTCGGTGTGGCGGCCGCGTACGCCAAGACCCTGACGTACTACGCGGACCGCTCCGGTGACACGGAGGCCGCGACGGCGGCGAAGAAGCTGCTGGACGGCATGTGGGCGAACCACCAGACCGATCTGGGGATCGCCGTCGCGGAGAACCGCGCGGACTACAACCGGTTCGACGACCCGGTGCACGTCCCGAGTGGCTGGACGGGCACGATGCCGAACGGTGACGCGATCAACTCGTCGTCGACGTTCGACTCGATCCGCTCCTTCTACGAGGACGATCCGGCCTGGTCGAAGATCGAGAGTTATCTCGCGGGCGGTGCGGTGCCGTCGTTCACGTACCACCGGTTCTGGGCTCAGGCGGACATCGCGCTGGCCATGGGCTCGTACGCGGAGCTTCTCGAATAA
- a CDS encoding glycoside hydrolase family 6 protein — MSRTRTALLAAITLVAGATGTAFAVDPGNAGIAAVPCTVDYKIQNQWSTGFTAAVTLTNNSAAKSSWSLKWSYAGNQKVTSGWNAKLSQSGAAVTAANESYNAQLATGGSVSFGFQGSYSGSNAIPATFTLDGVTCNVDDGGGPGGPTDPPDPGGPANRVNNPYEGAKVYVNPEWSAKAAAEPGGSRISNQPTGVWLDRTAAINGVNGGMGLRAHLDEALRQKGSGELVVQLVIYNLPGRDCAALASNGELKPDEIDKYKTQYIDPIKAILADAKYSSLRIVTTVEIDSLPNLVTNTGSRPTATPQCDVMKANGNYIKGVGYALNKLGDVPNVYNYVDAGHHGWIGWDDNFGPSATLFKEAATAEGATVNDVHGFITNTANYSALKEDHFSIGDNVAGKSVRESKWVDWNRYVDELSFAQAFRNQLVSAGFNSGIGMLIDTSRNGWGGAARPTGPGAQTSVDTYVDGGRYDRRINPGNWCNQSGAGLGERPQASPAAGIDAYVWMKPPGESDGASKEIPNPEGKGFDRMCDPTYEGNPRNNNNMSGALPDAPLSGHWFSAQFRQLMQNAYPPLS; from the coding sequence ATGAGCCGTACGAGAACCGCGTTACTGGCCGCCATCACCCTGGTCGCCGGCGCGACCGGCACCGCCTTCGCCGTCGACCCGGGCAATGCCGGCATCGCCGCCGTTCCCTGCACCGTCGACTACAAGATCCAGAACCAGTGGAGCACCGGCTTCACCGCCGCCGTGACCCTCACCAACAACAGCGCCGCCAAGTCCTCGTGGTCGCTGAAGTGGTCGTACGCCGGGAACCAGAAGGTCACCAGCGGCTGGAACGCCAAACTCAGCCAGAGCGGGGCCGCCGTCACCGCCGCCAACGAGAGCTACAACGCCCAGCTGGCGACCGGCGGCTCGGTCAGCTTCGGCTTCCAGGGCAGCTACAGCGGCAGCAACGCGATCCCGGCCACCTTCACTCTCGACGGCGTGACCTGCAACGTCGACGACGGCGGCGGCCCCGGCGGACCCACCGATCCGCCGGACCCGGGCGGCCCCGCCAACCGGGTGAACAACCCCTACGAGGGCGCCAAGGTGTACGTGAACCCCGAGTGGTCCGCGAAGGCCGCCGCCGAGCCGGGCGGCAGCCGCATCTCCAACCAGCCCACGGGTGTCTGGCTGGACCGGACCGCGGCCATCAACGGCGTCAACGGCGGCATGGGCCTGCGCGCCCACCTCGACGAGGCGCTGCGCCAGAAGGGCTCCGGCGAACTCGTCGTCCAGCTCGTCATCTACAACCTGCCCGGCCGTGACTGCGCGGCCCTCGCCTCCAACGGCGAGCTGAAGCCCGACGAGATCGACAAGTACAAGACGCAGTACATCGACCCGATCAAGGCGATCCTCGCCGACGCGAAGTACTCCTCGCTGCGGATCGTCACCACCGTCGAGATCGACTCGCTGCCGAACCTCGTCACCAACACCGGCAGCCGCCCGACGGCCACCCCGCAGTGCGACGTGATGAAGGCCAACGGCAACTACATCAAGGGCGTCGGATACGCGCTGAACAAGCTCGGTGACGTGCCGAACGTCTACAACTACGTCGACGCCGGCCACCACGGCTGGATCGGCTGGGACGACAACTTCGGTCCCTCCGCGACCCTGTTCAAGGAGGCGGCGACCGCCGAGGGCGCGACCGTCAACGACGTCCACGGCTTCATCACCAACACGGCGAACTACAGCGCCCTGAAGGAGGATCACTTCTCCATCGGCGACAACGTGGCCGGCAAGTCCGTCCGCGAGTCGAAGTGGGTCGACTGGAACCGCTACGTCGACGAGCTGTCCTTCGCCCAGGCGTTCCGCAACCAGCTGGTCTCGGCCGGCTTCAACTCCGGCATCGGCATGCTGATCGACACCTCCCGCAACGGCTGGGGCGGCGCCGCCCGGCCCACCGGCCCCGGCGCCCAGACCTCCGTCGACACCTACGTCGACGGCGGCCGCTACGACCGCCGCATCAACCCCGGCAACTGGTGCAACCAGTCCGGAGCCGGCCTCGGCGAGCGGCCGCAGGCCAGCCCGGCCGCCGGGATCGACGCCTACGTGTGGATGAAGCCCCCGGGCGAGTCCGACGGCGCGAGCAAGGAGATCCCGAACCCTGAGGGCAAGGGCTTCGACCGCATGTGCGACCCGACGTACGAGGGCAACCCGCGCAACAACAACAACATGTCCGGTGCCCTGCCGGACGCGCCGCTGTCCGGGCACTGGTTCTCCGCCCAGTTCCGGCAGCTGATGCAGAACGCGTACCCGCCGCTGTCCTGA